From a single Halodesulfovibrio marinisediminis DSM 17456 genomic region:
- a CDS encoding mechanosensitive ion channel family protein: MSIRNQILIAFVLIFFGCLLVNVSRAADAVPQIPADATSEQVDAILAGMSDEQVRALLLEELRKEALAPAATQEKNLAQVFSAKLARVHERFDYLFGDAAQAAEDIPDVVFKAVSGRGKVPLIDLAKGIVLLSLIWIGVRMFYRRKTRNLRNIIETTPKEWGFFRKVLRLCMRASIDLFGIVLSSVVILGVYLFLYEQSSEAKPIILSWFITVLLVDFVGLVARFVLVPKAEGLRYLPLSNETAMTVYQWVLWISRIAALGLLISFLILLQGEAERWYLLSLAVTSFIVVCGISLLVVWEARNGTAALRKNTQIGSLRYQVAGIWHVMLVTLLFFGWLCWLVVLMVRGSGAVIPAVATILSVPVYCIVNWLAQQLVDCMSGVALKTGGCQPIETSEGQFEEAKVESEQETTTVNTEAVEHTQDSSDQVVQSLPATTALRFCNFLKVSFRVGIFLLIFMGLLNIWGVPVRVGLDTAGSFIGILFTIVVAYILWALISVAIERKIDAYHAKDNESGGSAGGDRFATLLQLFRKFLFGFLVVVVSLIILSSLGIDITPLLAGASVFGLAIGFGAQTLVKDIISGIFFLMDDAFRVNDYIQVGNSMGTVEEISIRALKLRHHRGSLFTIPFGTINFVTNMSRGFAIMKLEYLVPFDTDVNKIKKIIKRINKEVREDPDLDALLLDDIKSQGVKAIEQYGLRMRVKFMTKPGGQWSIRKIVYTKMRQIFKEEGIEFARPTVAVHVPKGEQLTPEQQQELSAAAQNMADDDAAAQAKGTK, encoded by the coding sequence GTGAGTATACGTAATCAGATTCTTATTGCGTTTGTGTTGATCTTCTTTGGTTGCTTGCTTGTGAATGTGAGCAGGGCAGCAGATGCAGTTCCGCAAATTCCTGCTGATGCTACCAGTGAACAGGTAGATGCAATCTTAGCAGGAATGAGTGATGAGCAAGTGCGTGCGTTACTTCTTGAAGAGCTTCGTAAGGAGGCCCTAGCTCCTGCTGCAACTCAGGAAAAAAATTTAGCGCAGGTATTTTCTGCAAAGCTCGCACGGGTGCATGAGAGATTTGACTACTTATTTGGTGATGCTGCGCAAGCAGCTGAAGATATACCGGATGTAGTTTTTAAGGCAGTAAGCGGAAGGGGAAAAGTACCGCTGATAGATCTTGCCAAGGGTATAGTTTTGCTGTCCCTAATCTGGATAGGTGTACGTATGTTCTATCGTAGAAAAACCCGTAATCTACGAAACATCATTGAAACAACCCCAAAGGAATGGGGATTCTTCAGGAAAGTACTCCGTCTTTGTATGCGTGCAAGCATTGACCTGTTTGGTATAGTGCTTTCCAGCGTTGTTATTTTGGGAGTCTATCTTTTCTTGTACGAGCAGAGCAGTGAAGCAAAGCCTATAATCCTCTCATGGTTTATTACTGTGTTGCTTGTAGATTTTGTGGGGCTTGTTGCCCGATTTGTACTTGTGCCGAAGGCAGAAGGGCTTCGGTATCTACCGTTGTCAAATGAAACAGCAATGACTGTGTACCAGTGGGTGCTGTGGATTAGTCGTATTGCAGCGTTAGGGTTGCTGATTTCATTTCTCATTCTCTTACAAGGTGAAGCAGAACGCTGGTACCTTCTTTCACTTGCTGTTACCAGCTTCATTGTTGTGTGCGGTATTTCTCTTTTGGTTGTGTGGGAGGCGCGAAACGGGACAGCGGCGCTTCGAAAGAACACCCAGATTGGTTCGCTTCGGTATCAGGTTGCTGGAATATGGCATGTTATGTTGGTCACCTTGTTGTTCTTCGGCTGGTTGTGTTGGCTGGTCGTTTTGATGGTACGTGGCTCTGGTGCAGTTATTCCGGCTGTCGCCACAATCTTGAGTGTCCCAGTATATTGCATTGTAAACTGGCTTGCACAGCAGCTTGTGGACTGCATGAGTGGTGTTGCCCTGAAGACTGGAGGTTGTCAGCCAATAGAGACATCAGAAGGGCAATTTGAAGAAGCAAAAGTTGAGTCAGAACAAGAAACAACCACAGTTAACACTGAAGCAGTAGAACACACTCAGGACTCTTCAGATCAAGTTGTACAAAGTCTGCCAGCTACAACCGCATTGCGATTCTGTAATTTTCTTAAGGTAAGCTTCCGTGTTGGTATTTTTCTACTGATATTCATGGGGTTACTTAATATCTGGGGAGTTCCTGTTCGTGTCGGATTAGACACCGCCGGTTCATTCATCGGTATACTTTTTACCATTGTCGTAGCCTACATTCTTTGGGCGCTTATCAGTGTTGCAATAGAGCGAAAAATTGATGCATATCATGCCAAAGATAACGAGTCCGGCGGCAGTGCCGGAGGAGACCGCTTTGCAACACTGCTTCAGTTGTTCCGCAAATTCCTTTTTGGTTTTCTTGTCGTAGTAGTCTCTCTTATTATTTTATCATCTCTTGGTATCGACATTACACCGCTTCTTGCCGGTGCCAGTGTCTTTGGGCTCGCAATCGGTTTTGGTGCACAGACTCTCGTTAAAGATATTATCTCTGGCATATTCTTCCTGATGGATGATGCGTTCCGAGTGAATGACTACATCCAAGTGGGTAATTCCATGGGGACAGTCGAAGAAATTTCTATACGTGCTCTGAAGTTACGTCATCATCGTGGTTCTCTTTTCACTATTCCATTCGGAACAATTAATTTTGTGACGAACATGTCCCGTGGATTTGCCATCATGAAGCTTGAATATCTTGTTCCGTTCGATACCGATGTGAATAAGATTAAAAAGATCATTAAACGTATCAATAAAGAGGTTCGTGAGGATCCGGATCTGGATGCTCTTTTGTTGGATGACATTAAGTCGCAAGGCGTAAAAGCAATTGAACAATATGGATTGCGCATGCGTGTGAAGTTCATGACGAAGCCGGGCGGACAGTGGAGTATACGTAAGATCGTGTACACTAAAATGCGTCAGATTTTTAAAGAGGAAGGCATTGAGTTTGCTCGGCCTACTGTGGCTGTGCACGTTCCCAAGGGGGAGCAGCTTACTCCGGAGCAGCAGCAGGAGCTTTCAGCAGCTGCGCAAAATATGGCTGACGATGATGCCGCAGCCCAAGCTAAGGGAACAAAGTAG